CTCTTTGGTCAAAAAACAAAGTCCCCTGGACCAGTAATGTGAATTTAGCACCACACTTTGCGTAACTTGCAGGAAAGTAGCTCCATCCTCTTTTGCAAAATGAATAAAGGAAATTGCAAGCACATGGCAAATTCTGAAACAGGACAGGctgcataattttaaataaaggaATGTACcttgaaagaaaaagcaaCTCGTGAAGTTTGTTCTTCTAAtggaaaagcaaaataaataaatatgaggCACAAAGAACTCCAAAGAATCAGCCACTTTGTGATCTAATACTACCAGAGTGTTAACTAGTGTTTGCTTAAACAAAAGCTTGAAACAAGCCCACCATGCTAAGTGCCTCAATCAGATTTGATTCAAGAGGTTCAGTAATCCAAATCAGTTCAGCCTAACCCAGAAGGGCACCACACtgtaattcttttctttttttatttttttttttttttggactcAGCAactacaaagaaaaaataatcattccAAGCAAAAAAATACCTCAGTTACTCTAAGCAGAGACTTCCCAAAACCAATACCAACAGCCTTATCATTATTTGTAGCATCACTGGCAGAGAAAACATATCTTTGGATGAGTTCCCGAAATCTCTCAGAGCAATGAATAGGGTGACGAAATCTGCCCCGGTAAGATCCACCAGCAGTCATTCCATACAAGATTTCACTTGCCAAGTTCCAATTTGGGCCATACTCATGAACAACAGAACATAATACTGCATCTTCTTTTGGTGACCAAAGATCAGGAGATGGGAAAAAGTCCTTGGACCAAacatttgctttcttttttagcTTTTCTGGTTTTATTGTGAAAACTCGTTTCAGAGGCATGATGGGAATAGAAAGTTTTCCTCGTGCCCTGCTCCTGTTTGTTTGCTTACATTCAAGATCAAGAACTCCATTATCACATATTTTCAAGTCCTTAAGTTCATTTTGGTGCTTGCTGGAATATTTGGGATACAGAAGCATGTCTCCTAGTTCAGAAGCCTTCAACTTCCTGGACTTCTTTCTGCTCTTCTGCTCTTCATCATCTGAAGCAGGTTTACGTTTCTTTTCCTGAGTTGAGCAAGGGGATAAAGGTTCTGGGGATGTGATCATTTCATCATCGATTAAGTCATCATCTATGGACATTGGTTCTATTGATGACTCTTCTTTCACAGAGATGGATTTAGAAACCAAAGCTCCTTTCTTCAAAGATTTGAACTTGGCctttttggttttcttcttCGACTTGGGTTTGGCAGCCACAGAAATATTGTTCCTGCTTAGAGAAAACAAACTGCGCTCAAATGAAAATGCAGCATGAGATGACTAGTGCAATAGCACATACCAGTTGCCATCATAAAAGCTCATTTTCATGCTAGCAAAACTATGCTATTTCAGTTGATAAAAATTAGGTTCAGGAGGGGAAAAGAATGTTGTCAGATCATCGTTTGATCCTCCAGAAGGCTGTCCACattatgatcaaataaaaaatctatcgTGATTGTAAAGTCTTCTCAAAGTAACAACCAACCATTCTATCACTTAAACAGAATTAGTAGCCGAAGTGACAAGTATCAGTATTTTGGAGGGAGGTACTCATATATCACACAGTCGGATTTTATATAGCATGATTTAGCCAACCAGATAATCCAATATAAATGTAGCATTACCTAACAAACTAATACAACTGCACAAACCATGATACAGTTAAGAGTCGCTGAAAACCCACTCAGACCAGCCACAGATCACTCTTTtcaattccaaaaaaaaaatcagattatttCAATGAAGAAGATAACTTTATTGGAGACGTGGATTTTATGACATTCTCACCTCGGAGAATCAGAATTTCCATTTTCCAAAGCTTCCTTTTCCTGGGCTTCACGTTCCAGGTCTTCCATCAACTACAAAAAGATAACATAAATTCAGCCAAAAATACTGATGTGCACATTTTGGGGGTGAAGAAAGCGAATACAACCAGATATACAATCCAACAATATGGTTGAATACTTGTTCCTTTCCAATCTAAAATAAACTTGACAATCATCACTTCATACCTGATGCTGAGCTAGTGCTTCAACTTGCTGTTTGTATACTTCAGTTGCAAAATCAGCATCCCAGCCTGTAAtgttaacaaaataaagaaattatgaactttttcttatttccaTGCCCGATCTTTTCAGAAATTTGACAAAACATTATAGTCCCACTTTATGACGCAGTTCAGACACCCCAagaatagaaagagaaaaaggagaaggagaagaagaagaagaaagaaagaaagaaatggagagagtaaagaacaaatagaaatttattcAAAGAACACAAAACAGCTCATCTACAGTCCAGGAAACAGAGTCAAAATCCAGACTAGATTGGAAGGAGCTTATATAAAAGGCACAAAAACAAGATAATAAAGAGTGTAATACCCGAAGGAAATAAGTTTAGCTCATATTTTCATGCAAATGACAGTGTGTAACTGACCAGAAGTGTTCACTAGTATCAGCACATTCAGCTTAAAAGCCGTGACATTTGCAAGAGAAAATTAGAGAGGCCAAAGGAGTGAAGATGGAGGAAGTACATACTCTCATACACCAAAGGtacttcatcatcatcaatttcTGCTTCCATATCATCCTTTAACTTCTCAATGCGTTCCAGTTCCCATTCAGTTTCCTCAATCTCAGTATGGGATTCAATTGCAGCTTTGTCAATAATTGGATCCCATAACTCAAGAAAACGTATTGCATATCGATCAATTGGACGTAGTTGATTCTCAAAAGACAAGATTGCTTGTCCTGCTGCAGCTGCAGCAGCAGCCATTTGTTTGACATCAGCTAGCATGTCAACATCATCTTCTTTATAAGGGAAAGCAAGGGCCCCTTCCTCAACTGGATGACTTCCTCTCACCACATTGCCTTCATCTGATTTTGCATTCAGGGCAGTATGCTCAGCAGGACAATCGGGCTTCAGCTCCTCTTCATTGACAAACTCATCATCCTCCAACTTCCCAACACCTTCCTCTGTGAATTCTTGATTATCCACAGCCTCTTCTTCCTCAACTTTCTTCAACGCCATGTAGTCTGCCTCATCTTCAGCATTTTTTAAAGCAGCCTCCAAATCCACACTAGACAAGGCAGTGTCACCAGTATTGTTAGAAGTTTTCTCTGTCTGCACATCTTTTTGGGGAACTGTGCCCGAAAACAGTTCCATTGGATCCAGTTTCTTAAAGAATTCAGTGTTGTAACTTCCGCTCTGAATGACCAAATCATCAAGAGCACGCTTCTGATTAgcctttttcaaaatattttcttcaatggTGCTCTCACTGATCAACCTATAGATGTGAACTTCACGTGTCTGGCCTATCCTGTGACACCTATCTTGCGCCTGTTGATCCATGGCTGGATTCCAGTCACTATCATAAAAGATTACAGTATCCGCCCCAACTAGGTTGATGCCAACACCTCCACTGCGTGtcgacaaaataaaaagaaaaatttttggGTTTGTATTAAACCGCTGCATAAGTGTTTGCCTCTCCTCAGGCTGAGTAGAACCATCTAGCCGCATGTAAGTGTAACCATACAAATTGATGAATGCTTCCAAAATATCAAGCATCTTTGTCATTTGGGTGAATATCAGTGCTCTGTGACCCTCTGATTTCAGCCGCCTCAGCAAAACTGCTAGCTCTTGCAGCTTACCACAGTCAAACTGAATAAGTCTCCTATCTGGAAAGTACACTTGCCTTCGGACAATAGCAGGCCGGAATGGAGTAAGTAGAGGGAAAAAAGCTTGAGACCATCTGTCTTTACATGTGTCTTGAACAAATACAGGTGATCTGCCCTTACTACACCAGCACACTGGAGGAGGGACACGTGCAGCAGGTATTGCAAACATGAAACTTTCAACCTGATCAACCATCTTTCTGAATCTTTCAACAGGTGACAGAACTATGTCAGCAAGCTTGGATGAGTACAGATAACACAAAGGATTCTGTTTCTGACAATGAATATCGTGGACAGGATGTTTGACACAGACAAGCTCACGTAGACCAGTGGCATACATGGGTTTTCTCTTGCACCTCAAAGAATTCCACCATGCAACAGCTGCTGCTCGCTCCTTAGCTTCTCTTAATCTATCCTCCAATAGTGCCTTTTGGATATCTTCAAAGATATTCGTTGAATGCATCTTTTTCTTATGTTTGATCCCAAGCCAATTCTCCTCCAAATTAGCCAGGGTTACACGCTGCACAATTGAGCTTGAAGGGGTAGCAATAGCTTGAATTTCTTCACTCTCCCAAGATGTCATGGAGAAATCTAGATGTGTGAACACAAACCCCAAGCCACAAAGGTCAACAGTTGAAAATGGTCCAGATGCAAGCATTGAACATACAGAAGAACTCAATTGCATGTCAATACCGCTCATATCAAACGAACTAACAATTGGACGACCTTCAAATAAATCAGGATGATTGCAGACTTTACGAAGTTGCATAATAACACTAAtcattccaaaaaaattagcactAGCTAGAGTAGCTTGCGTCTCAGAGCTAGCAATGAAGTCCTCATATAAGTTACGCTGCCTCCTAGATAGCCTACAATAGATAACATGTTCATGTTTCATTGGAAGCTGCTTCTCAACATCCCTTTTCAGTCGACGAAGTATGAAAGGACGGAGAACATTATGCAGCCGATCAACTACTTCTTTGTTTACTTTCTCTTGTCCCTCAACCATCCCAGATATAGGATTACTGAACCAATCCTTAAATTCTTGGTGAGATTGAAATATATGCGGCATCAAGAAATGCATTAAAGACCAGAGTTCCATAAGGTCATTCTGCAGTGGTGTACCAGTTAGAAGAATACGCCTTTTGGAGTTAAAATTAAGTAGTGTTTGCCATCTTTGTGACTTCCAGTTCTTTATCAGGTGGGCTTCATCCAGAATCAGGTACTTCCACTTCTTCCGCTTGAAAACTTTCGAGTCCTGGATGACAAGCCTATAAGTCGTTATGCAAACATGAAATGAATTAGGTTTCAACCATCCTTGCCTCTTAATTCTCCGCTCTTTTGCACTTCCAAAGTAGGTCAATATTTTGAAAGCAGGACACCATTTAAGAAACTCAGTCTCCCAATTGAGCATGACACTAGTTGGAACAACAATAAGATGTGGACCCCATATTCCCTTTTCACAAGCTAGATGAGCAAGCAGAGAAATTGTCATGATTGTCTTTCCCAACCCCATTTCATCAGCAAGGATTCCATTAAGTCTCTTCTCATACATGGTCACAAGCCAATCCAAGCCAATATGTTGATACTCACGCAGAGGATActtgagaagaaaaggaaacttCGTTCGAACTTTCGTTGTTGAGAATGTGTTACCAGTAGGTTGCGCTGACCTGGCTGCAGCCGCTGCATCAGCAATTATATCATCATTCTGGGTATCTTCTCCAGATTTTCCCGAACATTCAGCTTCATCTTCTTCTGGATAGGGGCGTATATCCATCTGGAATCCATTAGATTCACCATCAGGCCGCTTAAGTTCAGAGTTTCCCTGTTCTGAAGAACCCAAGAAGGCCTCAGAACCAGAAGCAGACAAGGACTCGGAGCCATCTTCCACtccttcatcatcatcacagTTCTGATTGGTAGCAGGAGCATCAGTATCTAATTTGCAGTcgataaaaacaaaaggaagtaCTCTTTAACATACCTCTTTATACCTTGCAATCAGTTCCTCTATGGGAACTTCACTTTCCTTCTGCAGAAGTGCAATCTGGAAAAGCTTATGATTATCAtctaaatcaaaatcaatatcATGTTGCACATGCATGTGCAAATTTACTTGCTTAAACCAAAGGaggaaattgaaattaaagcTAGTAACCAgtgtttaaaaatgaaattgaaattaaagatAGTATCGAGCATTCAAAAACTCAGGAGAACAATAGTTACTAACACGTGATCTTACCTCATCCACGGTATTGTTTGACTCTGCATTAGCTAATTCTTCCTCCTCTAAAAGGGTTGTCTCATCATCCTGGACACCAACCACAGGTGTCAATAAAGCCATATCCATTTTCAAAGATACAATCAACAAGTTGGATCAATGAATCCATGATGCATCCTACTCTTTTAAGCAATAGGACCAAGTACTCATTGGGAAGTGAATGCAAATATTGTACTTGCAGCTATTGGAGGGAGAGGTAACAAATTACTAAATCCGTTTCCACTTTATCTGAAGGTGAAGAATAGAGTTATTGAAATCAAAAGTTGTTTACAGGAGTGCAATGCCACAGAAAAGAAATTCCGCATACcttcattaaagaaaagaaagtgcttGACCATACAAAAAGAACTCACCATGTCATATTCCTTTTCTTCTCCAGCTGAAAGTACAAAATCATCATCTTCCTGTAAAAAGCGAAGCAATATCTCATGAATATGCATCATAATCCAAGTATCACTAATTCATATAATAGAGAGAACAGCGAAAAAAggttaaaaacttaaaagtaATCTTAATATGACAATTTTGACCAGAAAAACAACTCTAAAGTTTTAGGATTAAGTAAAACTGTTGATCAagataaatagaatttaactGGATAGCAAACGAGCATAAAAGGACAACACCTACCATCAGAAACCAAAAGGTCAAACCATTTGCTGTGAACTTGATAAGTAGGTCGATGTATGAACAACATTAATAAAAGAGATACAAAAATGTGGcttcttatttttgtatttcagACAGATTTCTTACTTGATCATCATTTGACTCATGCAACATCGGTGTCTTCTCTGATTCTAGAAGTCTGTTCAGAGAATCTCTCcgtttgtatttttcaaccaCAGGACCATGGTTTTCTGACACAGATAAAATGCCATTACTTTCAGCCTGCATAAACCAAACAGAGAATATTAAGTTGAGTATTAGACATTCTTTACAACCGGCGACAGTGTACATAAACACATACAACTTACACAACGACGACCAGGTTTTGCAGGCAAACTCACTTGTATCTCAGTGGCATATCCAACATCATCTTCTTTCCCTGAATACAGTTGAACAAAAAAGTCAGAAGGAATTAACGAGtaaggaatatatatattgcaaacTGCTATGCTAATACAATTACCATTATATTCGTTCAGCTTAGTTGCTTCCGAGATGTTATCATCCTTGTTTGGACTATTTTCTCCCTCAACTGAGAAACAATAACATTAGTTAATAGTATTCTGATAAATAACCACTGTACGTAGACaagaaatcaataatattacagaACTAAACTTCAGCCGACTTGCCAAATTACTGCTACTCTTTTTGGTTTAACTTTACTACTGATGCAAAGACTACATACTTTGTGCATGGACAATGACTTATTGGAGTGTCCTGACAGGAAATAGATAACAGCTACATTGACAACTATGTTTGCATTGCAATGTTTGAAATGTTCATGGCATCCTCTTCACCAGCAAATGTAAAGATGCTGCTCTAACAGTTAGCTTCTGCTAGCACTAGTAGGCCTCTCAAGTAATTAATGATACTCATGCAGTAGttcaattaatctcaaaaaAGTACTATGCACTTAGATGTGCATCAAGAGGGTGCTACCGTTTCAAAGCCAAAAGAGTTCAATTCAATTGGCATTGTAGAAGGATTTAGGATAACTTCACCGAATGACAATTTGTgtgaaatattgatataaaatgGGGTGTAACCAATGAGGTACCTTCCTGTGCAGCATAGCGTTTGAGTATCTCCTCAAGAGGTAAATCAATTTCACTTTGTAATGCTGCCAGTTCTTCTTCCCTCTCTTCTTTAGTGATGAGGGCCTCATCTTCCTCAATAGTACGCTCATCATCTTCCTAAAGTCAACGGAGGGAGATGCTGTATAAGTACAGATAAATTTCTAAAGAAGCATACAATTTCCTCAGTATCATAACTTTGTTGTAAGAAAACAGAATATAGCATGCTATTGGGGATGAACTCAGACACAAACTCTACGCTCAATGAGCATACAACATAAATAGCACATTTTACAAGCAACACAGTAGCTTAGCGGTGGCACAAATTCAGGTTACCATTATTGACCCTGCAAGAAAAATCCTTGACAGGTGGAGACACACAATTATCAGTGAAAACTGGCCCAACTTTATCTAAGTCTGAAAGCCTAGGCATCTTGCCAGTAACAGTTTCCATGACAAGAAGGGATTGGAAGGGAGAAGTGCTACTACCCAGTCAAAAGTACAATTAGCCAACAGAGCGGCTATAGAAATCAATTGGTAGTTTAATTCTGGAAAAATAAGTGCATGTAGAGACTGCCACAATTTTTCATGGACCTATACCTTCCACAGTACTACAGAATCTAGTACTGGAAGCATGCGCATATTAAGAAAGCTAATTACAGCTAGGAACTTAAAACTTACCGATTCATCTCCAGGCTGCAAATCATAGTCTTCATCTTGCACACAGACCTTTGACTGGGACCCTAGCATTATCAGTTTAATTAAGAACCAGTCAAATGTACAAGAATAGCACAATAAACcaaatatgcaaaattaacCACTTACCAGTATCTGATTCGGATGCCTTTTTATCGCTTTCGTCACCTCCTTTCTGATGAATAATGGGCTGCTCTTGGATAGTGCACAAGTTTGATGATTTGCAAAGAGTGGGTGAATTCACAAGGTTCTCGGCCAGCATTGACGAGTACCTGAAAGAAGAGATTTGGCGGTATCAatgtttcacatatatatggaGGCGAATACAAACTTCTTtccaaaagagaaacaaaaaataacatgAATCTGCTCGTTTCAGCTTATGCAGTTAGCAGAACCTCATCCAGTTTCATTATAACTTCACCCGGCAGATAGCCAAGCTGTTATCACGAGAATATGCTACCTTTCAGTTTGCCCAAGAAGGAACTCAAGCTGCTTATCAAgtgctttcttcttcttctcatcaAGTTCTAACTGATGCTTGTACAAAACCTGCATCAACCATGATCATGGGTACCTTAGTCACAAGAAGTGGTGATGATAGTAACATTATAAAGCCATTTCAAAATGACTTGCCAGCTTCTCTATTTTTGTCCAGAATTTCTTCACATCCTTGGAAATATTGAGTGCcagttttcttaatttctgcTCCTCTTCCTGatcaaatttgtaaataagcataaacaAACTAGCAGAATGttccaataaaaatatattaataacataGGCCCAAAATGAAAAACTGATCTGATGGTTTTTTTAAAGCACTCAGTAACTATGcatatatagaataaataaggaaaaaaaaatactgcaCCTTTACTCTCTTCTCCCCTCTTGTGGCCTGATCCAGCATGCCCTTGCTGGCTCTTATTGCAACTTTCTTTGCCTGAGCCAGTTTCCATTTCCTCTCTGACTCAAAGTCCTAAAGTACATAAAACCATTTAACAGTGCAAAGCTCAGAAAGTTCAAAACCATGAAATAAATGAAGCATGGTGTTGAAAGAAATATGCTTTCTTACCTTTGACAACCAAACCATCTCTTCCAAAACATGGTCCCAATGTGTTTTAGGACGCCGAGGTTCTTTCGGAGCTTCGAGTGCCTATAATTCAAAGAACAAATGGCAGCAAAAGTAATGAAATAACATTGCAGAAAATCATAATCACATTCTAAACTCAAATTGTGGTATGAGGACATTCAGTTGCTATACACTTCAACTTTTCCTCTCAACCAACTGCTAGTTGATCCAAGAAAGTGAATTCATATCTCCTTGCATCTATCAGAGAATCCCAACTAATAGTGCTCAGATGCGTGAAAATTGGCACCAGATACGAGTTTAAAACAATCATGTTTATAGCTGTATTTGATGTTAGAGTCTTTGT
This region of Sesamum indicum cultivar Zhongzhi No. 13 linkage group LG4, S_indicum_v1.0, whole genome shotgun sequence genomic DNA includes:
- the LOC105159692 gene encoding protein PHOTOPERIOD-INDEPENDENT EARLY FLOWERING 1 isoform X3; its protein translation is MLHESNDDQEDDDFVLSAGEEKEYDMDDETTLLEEEELANAESNNTVDEIALLQKESEVPIEELIARYKENCDDDEGVEDGSESLSASGSEAFLGSSEQGNSELKRPDGESNGFQMDIRPYPEEDEAECSGKSGEDTQNDDIIADAAAAARSAQPTGNTFSTTKVRTKFPFLLKYPLREYQHIGLDWLVTMYEKRLNGILADEMGLGKTIMTISLLAHLACEKGIWGPHLIVVPTSVMLNWETEFLKWCPAFKILTYFGSAKERRIKRQGWLKPNSFHVCITTYRLVIQDSKVFKRKKWKYLILDEAHLIKNWKSQRWQTLLNFNSKRRILLTGTPLQNDLMELWSLMHFLMPHIFQSHQEFKDWFSNPISGMVEGQEKVNKEVVDRLHNVLRPFILRRLKRDVEKQLPMKHEHVIYCRLSRRQRNLYEDFIASSETQATLASANFFGMISVIMQLRKVCNHPDLFEGRPIVSSFDMSGIDMQLSSSVCSMLASGPFSTVDLCGLGFVFTHLDFSMTSWESEEIQAIATPSSSIVQRVTLANLEENWLGIKHKKKMHSTNIFEDIQKALLEDRLREAKERAAAVAWWNSLRCKRKPMYATGLRELVCVKHPVHDIHCQKQNPLCYLYSSKLADIVLSPVERFRKMVDQVESFMFAIPAARVPPPVCWCSKGRSPVFVQDTCKDRWSQAFFPLLTPFRPAIVRRQVYFPDRRLIQFDCGKLQELAVLLRRLKSEGHRALIFTQMTKMLDILEAFINLYGYTYMRLDGSTQPEERQTLMQRFNTNPKIFLFILSTRSGGVGINLVGADTVIFYDSDWNPAMDQQAQDRCHRIGQTREVHIYRLISESTIEENILKKANQKRALDDLVIQSGSYNTEFFKKLDPMELFSGTVPQKDVQTEKTSNNTGDTALSSVDLEAALKNAEDEADYMALKKVEEEEAVDNQEFTEEGVGKLEDDEFVNEEELKPDCPAEHTALNAKSDEGNVVRGSHPVEEGALAFPYKEDDVDMLADVKQMAAAAAAAGQAILSFENQLRPIDRYAIRFLELWDPIIDKAAIESHTEIEETEWELERIEKLKDDMEAEIDDDEVPLVYESWDADFATEVYKQQVEALAQHQLMEDLEREAQEKEALENGNSDSPRNNISVAAKPKSKKKTKKAKFKSLKKGALVSKSISVKEESSIEPMSIDDDLIDDEMITSPEPLSPCSTQEKKRKPASDDEEQKSRKKSRKLKASELGDMLLYPKYSSKHQNELKDLKICDNGVLDLECKQTNRSRARGKLSIPIMPLKRVFTIKPEKLKKKANVWSKDFFPSPDLWSPKEDAVLCSVVHEYGPNWNLASEILYGMTAGGSYRGRFRHPIHCSERFRELIQRYVFSASDATNNDKAVGIGFGKSLLRVTEDNIRVLLGIASELPDHELLLQKHFFAVLSAAWRDQSRSTHRNKALFSQKGFYPSQKLSGSTINHQTPMGKLSGKMEFTNLLQCGKLIAAALSGDSSCQSGETLPVFNQDELLVARERLDLTLELQEECNEASSLPSVINVSILGPDPPSLKMNAGDDRHFKSAQRQFRTASGTHIDSYNRGESQGFAMGDSRSWTPQLPYLGKHKLPVPDSVKPSKSKLRKTSKDHTDLHCLTTSEVFQPMPLIPADPPSMRFDEFSACLPEAGILEFDSNCFLDMGSEVTFLDTPRVVPFHFGPDLTSGLDDFSILPEFTDIG